Proteins encoded in a region of the Deefgea piscis genome:
- a CDS encoding methyl-accepting chemotaxis protein yields the protein MNSTKNMSVAMRLGLGFGALVVMLLICVAVAVQGLAQINAQLDDIVKVKFSRNDLYALMVDKLQEMRVLYRQSVIEEDESKLKGIDEKYQAAKKAFLEAQTAFNKSMEEHDGQNSRKEVEIQNQLKALIPPTFELTDKAQMLGLENKADEAKVVLQQVIVPMTNLLQVVRDLGDEQTRLSQISGKDASASVDKTKWLLVTVALIALLLSIAISWLIIRSITRALGGEPYYVQALMFELSKGNLMIDVAVRDGDKTSLAYAIRTMVERLRGIIIEVKSNTDNMSAASMQLSSTSQSLSQSSSESAASIEETSSSIEEMTSSINQTNENARLTESIATKASREASEGGAAVRETVEAMRKIAERIRIVDDIAYKTNLLALNAAIEAARAGEHGKGFAVVAAEVRKLAERSQVAAQEISEVASNSVALAERAGSLLDEMVRSSTKTADLVQEIAAAANEQAGGVGQINSAVQQINSSTQSNASASEELAATAEEVSSQAGNLQDVMGFFQIDSTSHRRSHVQSGKGMGKKQSSAQHAPQSSGLDENDFVHF from the coding sequence ATGAATTCAACTAAAAACATGAGCGTTGCAATGCGGCTGGGTCTAGGCTTTGGCGCGCTAGTGGTGATGCTATTGATCTGTGTGGCGGTCGCGGTGCAGGGTTTGGCACAAATTAATGCCCAGCTCGATGATATTGTGAAAGTCAAATTTTCTCGTAATGATCTGTATGCTTTGATGGTCGATAAGCTGCAAGAAATGCGCGTGCTGTATCGGCAATCGGTGATCGAAGAGGATGAGAGCAAACTCAAAGGCATTGACGAAAAATACCAAGCCGCAAAGAAAGCGTTTTTAGAAGCGCAAACGGCTTTTAATAAATCAATGGAAGAGCACGATGGCCAAAATTCGCGCAAAGAAGTTGAGATTCAAAATCAGCTCAAAGCATTAATTCCGCCAACATTTGAGCTCACAGATAAAGCACAAATGTTAGGCTTGGAAAATAAAGCCGACGAAGCAAAAGTAGTTTTGCAGCAAGTGATTGTGCCAATGACCAATTTATTGCAAGTGGTGCGTGATTTGGGCGATGAGCAAACGCGTTTAAGTCAAATTAGTGGTAAAGACGCGTCTGCCAGTGTCGACAAAACCAAGTGGTTATTGGTGACGGTGGCTTTGATTGCCTTATTACTGTCGATTGCAATTAGCTGGCTGATTATTCGCTCGATTACCCGTGCTTTGGGCGGCGAGCCGTATTACGTGCAAGCGCTGATGTTTGAATTGTCCAAAGGCAATTTAATGATTGATGTTGCAGTACGTGATGGCGATAAAACCAGCTTGGCGTATGCGATTCGCACCATGGTTGAGCGTTTGCGCGGCATTATTATTGAAGTAAAAAGCAATACCGACAATATGTCTGCCGCTTCAATGCAATTGTCGAGCACCTCACAAAGCCTATCGCAATCGTCAAGCGAATCGGCGGCCAGTATTGAGGAAACCTCATCTTCGATTGAAGAGATGACCTCATCCATTAATCAAACCAATGAAAACGCCCGATTAACTGAAAGCATTGCCACCAAAGCGTCTCGCGAAGCTTCAGAAGGCGGCGCGGCGGTCCGTGAAACCGTTGAAGCGATGCGTAAGATCGCCGAGCGTATTCGCATCGTGGATGATATTGCCTACAAAACCAATCTCTTGGCGCTCAATGCTGCGATTGAAGCGGCACGTGCCGGTGAGCATGGTAAAGGCTTTGCGGTGGTGGCTGCCGAGGTGCGTAAATTGGCCGAACGCAGCCAAGTGGCAGCGCAAGAAATCAGCGAGGTGGCCAGCAATAGCGTGGCTTTGGCTGAACGCGCCGGTAGTTTGCTCGATGAAATGGTGCGCTCAAGTACTAAAACTGCCGATTTAGTGCAAGAAATTGCCGCCGCCGCCAATGAGCAAGCCGGTGGCGTGGGGCAAATCAATAGCGCGGTGCAGCAAATCAATAGCTCGACGCAATCCAATGCTTCAGCCAGTGAAGAGCTAGCGGCCACCGCCGAAGAAGTCAGCTCGCAAGCGGGCAATTTACAAGATGTGATGGGATTTTTTCAAATTGATAGCACCAGCCACCGCCGTAGCCATGTGCAATCGGGCAAAGGGATGGGTAAAAAACAATCATCGGCTCAGCATGCACCCCAATCATCGGGTTTAGATGAAAATGATTTTGTCCATTTTTGA
- a CDS encoding chemotaxis protein CheA, producing MHDEGLQAFIDEANELLQQMEHILLDAENAQGNIELLNALFRTMHTIKGSAGLFALDDIVKFTHEVENVLDLLRNGSIQLDEALVSVMLRCRDYVQSMVDAMSNTAIIPSADDRAALLADLQQYQVEKPVVAPVSPVTVLETTPAQPVDAGSSWLIFLGFSPDLLQHGLDLASFFRFLARQGRIERVLPFTDTLFNTRDFDPEHNYLQFALRFEGNTTAAALHDVFEFVREDSLILIAPLAEAREFLQQQTGQIAPEVWEKINAAWVELGLAPLEVEQPAPVEAPIVSRPAAETTAQQAGAKKVKTEKTGETTFLRVEAEKLDSLINLVGELVISGAAGNLLASQNGAMALQEWSLSMSNLIEQIRAGVLSMRMAQIGEVFQRFPRVVRDVAKELGKDIHLEVTGAETELDKSMIEKLSDPLMHIVRNAMDHGIESKETRIKAGKPIHGTVYLNAYHESGSVMIEVSDDGAGLRRDKIFAKAVERGLVSAEAQLSEQEIFSLIFEPGFSTADQVTNLSGRGVGMDVVKKSIDALRGHVMVDSDVGVGTVLRIRLPLTLAIIDGFLVRSSNATYVVPLESVIECIELPDELKLDGSLDHLNLRGELLPLLRLSNFLELESDDQAIDRANVVVIRANERKVGLVVDALLGEFQTVIKPLGTLFQHLKAIGGSTILGNGQVALILDVSELVQHVTLRDAEIFSFNHELATRSVVHSHLAF from the coding sequence ATGCATGACGAGGGACTACAGGCGTTTATTGATGAGGCCAATGAGCTATTGCAGCAAATGGAGCATATTTTGCTCGATGCTGAAAATGCCCAAGGCAATATTGAGCTGCTCAATGCGCTATTTCGAACGATGCATACCATTAAAGGTTCGGCGGGATTATTTGCGCTCGATGACATCGTTAAATTCACCCACGAAGTAGAAAACGTTCTCGACTTACTGCGAAATGGCAGCATTCAGCTCGATGAAGCTTTAGTCAGTGTCATGCTGCGTTGTCGTGACTATGTGCAAAGCATGGTCGATGCGATGAGTAATACCGCCATTATTCCGTCGGCGGATGATCGTGCCGCTTTACTGGCCGATTTGCAGCAATATCAAGTTGAAAAGCCCGTGGTTGCGCCAGTTTCGCCAGTCACGGTGCTCGAGACTACGCCAGCGCAGCCAGTGGACGCGGGCTCAAGTTGGCTGATCTTTTTGGGCTTTAGCCCTGATTTGCTGCAGCATGGTTTGGACTTGGCGAGCTTTTTTCGGTTTTTGGCGCGGCAAGGCCGGATTGAACGGGTACTGCCATTCACCGATACGCTGTTCAACACGCGTGATTTTGACCCTGAGCATAATTATTTGCAGTTTGCGCTGCGCTTTGAAGGCAATACCACGGCAGCCGCGTTACATGATGTATTTGAGTTTGTGCGTGAAGACAGCCTGATTTTGATTGCCCCATTGGCCGAGGCACGCGAGTTTTTACAGCAGCAAACCGGGCAAATTGCGCCTGAGGTGTGGGAAAAAATCAATGCCGCATGGGTTGAATTAGGGCTCGCACCGCTGGAGGTAGAACAACCAGCGCCAGTGGAAGCGCCGATTGTGAGTCGTCCCGCAGCGGAAACCACGGCGCAGCAAGCGGGGGCTAAAAAAGTCAAAACTGAGAAAACCGGTGAAACCACCTTTTTGCGGGTGGAGGCTGAAAAGCTCGATAGCTTGATTAATTTAGTCGGTGAATTAGTGATTTCCGGTGCCGCAGGTAATTTGCTGGCCAGTCAAAACGGTGCGATGGCTTTGCAAGAGTGGAGCTTGAGCATGAGTAATCTGATCGAGCAAATTCGCGCCGGCGTGCTGTCAATGCGGATGGCGCAAATTGGTGAAGTGTTTCAGCGCTTTCCTCGTGTGGTGCGCGATGTGGCCAAAGAATTGGGCAAAGACATTCATTTAGAAGTCACCGGCGCGGAAACCGAGCTGGATAAATCGATGATTGAAAAGCTCTCTGACCCATTAATGCACATCGTTCGTAATGCAATGGACCATGGTATTGAGTCCAAAGAGACAAGGATCAAGGCCGGCAAGCCAATACATGGCACTGTTTACCTTAATGCTTATCACGAATCAGGCAGTGTGATGATCGAGGTGAGCGATGATGGCGCGGGCTTACGCCGCGATAAAATTTTCGCCAAAGCGGTGGAGCGCGGCTTGGTCAGTGCCGAGGCGCAACTCTCTGAGCAAGAAATATTCAGCCTGATTTTTGAGCCGGGATTTTCCACCGCCGATCAAGTGACCAATTTGTCGGGTCGCGGGGTGGGCATGGACGTGGTGAAAAAAAGCATCGATGCGCTACGTGGCCATGTGATGGTTGATTCCGATGTCGGGGTTGGTACGGTATTGCGAATTCGGTTACCGCTGACTTTGGCAATTATCGATGGCTTTTTGGTGCGCAGCAGCAATGCCACGTATGTGGTGCCATTGGAGTCGGTCATCGAATGTATTGAATTACCCGATGAATTAAAACTTGACGGTAGTTTGGACCATTTAAATTTACGCGGCGAATTATTGCCTTTATTGCGCTTATCGAATTTCCTTGAATTGGAATCGGATGATCAAGCAATAGATCGCGCCAATGTGGTGGTGATTCGCGCCAATGAAAGAAAAGTCGGTTTAGTGGTGGATGCTTTATTGGGTGAGTTTCAAACGGTGATTAAGCCTTTAGGTACTTTATTTCAGCATCTTAAAGCCATTGGCGGCTCAACGATTTTAGGTAATGGGCAGGTGGCATTGATTTTAGATGTCAGTGAGCTGGTGCAGCATGTCACGCTGCGCGATGCGGAAATTTTTAGTTTTAACCATGAATTGGCCACTCGGTCGGTAGTGCATAGCCATTTGGCATTTTGA
- a CDS encoding STAS domain-containing protein: protein MTELILNGEQTIYQVRDTYQQLKSILNESKGLSLSLQQIQECDCAFVQLLLWAKQEAERQQQPLQLLQPTAELKELVSLLGLSDYLFAPNQERLNA, encoded by the coding sequence ATGACTGAACTTATTTTGAACGGCGAACAAACCATCTACCAAGTGCGTGACACTTATCAGCAACTCAAATCGATCCTGAATGAAAGCAAAGGTTTGTCTTTGTCTTTACAGCAGATTCAAGAATGCGATTGCGCTTTTGTGCAGTTACTACTCTGGGCCAAGCAAGAGGCCGAGCGCCAACAGCAGCCATTGCAGTTGTTGCAACCGACTGCAGAATTAAAAGAGCTGGTGAGCTTGCTGGGTTTAAGCGATTACCTATTCGCGCCAAATCAGGAGAGGCTCAATGCATGA